Proteins from a genomic interval of Gossypium hirsutum isolate 1008001.06 chromosome A09, Gossypium_hirsutum_v2.1, whole genome shotgun sequence:
- the LOC121206406 gene encoding UPF0481 protein At3g47200, with protein sequence MATSMSEPTDVLQHVAIEIPKGSYDSLVIPLKEKMETMTTASCIFKVDEKLREIDEKHYLPQTVSIGLFHHGRDNTKFMEEHKWRYLYSLLNRKSHLEATLDKCVKSLRELELKARLCYKDLKQDEVPSDKLVEIMLADAGFLIELFLKYVIKGLKRRGDYVFNTSGLLYELRCDMLLLENQIPYFILQRLFEIVPIPNHCKLSLTELAFRFFRDMIPGDHRLHLAKFGQEGNHFLDLIRHCFLPTVPRIKAKQQEEVRGLPYKASKLKDAGIKLKKATTEDLLDIKFVKGVLEIPPINVHQYTETLLRNLIAIEQSGPGTTNHISSYVFLMKTLLPENKDVKLVKRKQILTNYDVNDKKQVETLFHRLCEEMKVMENADDEFYYNGLCEQVKEYKKSSWKPRLKTMTPPFKPGYLQRPLPRIVIVLLVLFIVLVFVGALFSVISFFRHKL encoded by the coding sequence ATGGCTACATCAATGTCGGAACCTACAGATGTCCTACAACATGTCGCCATTGAAATCCCGAAAGGGTCTTATGATTCTCTTGTAATTCCCCTCAAAGAAAAAATGGAAACCATGACGACTGCGAGCTGCATTTTCAAAGTCGATGAGAAACTGCGAGAGATCGATGAAAAACATTATCTCCCTCAAACTGTCTCCATCGGTCTTTTCCATCACGGTCGGGACAATACGAAATTCATGGAAGAACATAAATGGCGGTATCTGTATTCGCTCCTGAATCGGAAATCTCACCTTGAAGCTACATTGGACAAGTGTGTAAAGTCTTTAAGAGAGTTGGAGCTTAAGGCAAGGCTGTGCTACAAAGATCTCAAACAGGACGAGGTTCCGAGTGACAAATTAGTTGAGATCATGTTAGCTGATGCCGGTTTCTTAATTGAACTCTTCCTCAAGTACGTGATAAAGGGTCTAAAACGCCGTGGTGATTACGTGTTCAACACGTCCGGGTTGTTGTACGAGTTGAGGTGCGACATGTTACTGCTGGAAAATCAGATCCCTTATTTCATCCTTCAACGGCTGTTTGAAATCGTCCCGATTCCAAACCATTGCAAACTGTCCCTCACCGAACTCGCATTCCGGTTCTTCAGAGACATGATCCCAGGAGATCACAGACTTCATTTGGCGAAATTCGGACAAGAAGGTAATCATTTTCTCGACTTAATCCGCCATTGTTTCCTCCCAACGGTTCCGAGAATCAAAGCAAAACAACAAGAAGAAGTTAGAGGTTTGCCTTATAAGGCAAGTAAGCTCAAAGATGCTGGAATTAAACTCAAGAAGGCAACAACAGAGGATTTACTAGATATAAAATTCGTCAAAGGAGTACTTGAAATTCCGCCTATCAATGTTCATCAATACACCGAAACCCTTCTCCGAAACCTCATCGCCATTGAACAATCCGGTCCCGGGACCACTAATCACATCTCATCCTACGTATTTCTGATGAAAACCCTTCTCCCCGAAAACAAAGATGTGAAACTAGTGAAAAGAAAGCAAATTCTTACAAACTATGATGTGAATGATAAGAAACAGGTCGAGACATTGTTTCATCGTCTTTGTGAAGAGATGAAAGTAATGGAGAATGCCGATGACGAGTTCTACTACAATGGGCTTTGCGAGCAAGTGAAAGAGTATAAAAAGAGCAGTTGGAAGCCTCGCTTGAAGACGATGACGCCACCGTTTAAACCTGGTTATCTTCAACGGCCCTTGCCTCGTATCGTGATCGTCCTTCTTGTTTTGTTCATCGTCCTTGTCTTTGTTGGTGCTTTGTTCTCTGTAATCTCGTTTTTTAGACACAAATTGTAG
- the LOC107926538 gene encoding ubiquitin-conjugating enzyme E2 32 encodes MAEDKYNLKNPAVKRILQEVKELQSNPSDDFMSLPLEENIFEWQFAIRGPRDSEFEGGIYHGRIQLPAEYPFKPPSFMLLTPNGRFETQTKICLSISNHHPEHWQPSWSVRTALVALIAFMPTSPNGALGSLDYTKEERRTLAVKSRESPPKYGNLERQKLIDEIHEYMLSKTPSVPQHSPSQSSEEHPTETKTEAEAEANQQDSVTVGAGYPRIPNPTLNERVVEEPPVAAAKAYPYPVATRLVREIPGEGPSNQPLRRPEMRVQRSVVDDRLFTWAAVGLTIAILVLLFKKFIKSSGHGAVFMDGS; translated from the exons ATGGCTGAAGACAAGTATAACCTCAAGAATCCGGCGGTGAAGAGGATCTTACAAGAGGTTAAGGAATTGCAATCCAATCCTTCCGATGATTTCATGAGCCTACCACTCGAG gagAATATATTTGAATGGCAATTCGCAATTAGGGGTCCAAGGGATTCTGAATTTGAAGGAGGGATTTATCATGGAAGGATTCAATTGCCTGCTGAGTATCCATTTAAGCCCCCTTCATTTATGTTGCTCACC CCAAATGGACGTTTCGAAACGCAGACTAAGATTTGCTTGAGTATATCGAATCACCACCCGGAGCATTGGCAACCATCTTGGAGTG TGCGGACTGCTCTAGTGGCATTGATTGCATTCATGCCCACCAGCCCAAACGGTGCCTTAGGTTCTCTAGATTATACTAAGGAAGAGCGGCGTACCCTTGCCGTCAAATCTCGTGAATCACCACCTAAATACGGGAATCTAGAACGTCAGAAACTTATCGATGAG ATACATGAATATATGTTAAGCAAGACTCCCAGTGTTCCTCAACATAGTCCTTCACAATCCTCAGAAGAACACCCAACCGAAACCAAAACTGAAGCCGAGGCAGAGGCCAATCAGCAAGATTCTGTTACTGTGGGTGCCGGGTATCCCAGAATCCCTAATCCAACATTAAATGAAAGGGTTGTTGAAGAACCTCCTGTGGCTGCCGCCAAGGCTTATCCATATCCTGTTGCCACGAGGCTAGTGAGAGAGATCCCTGGTGAGGGACCAAGTAACCAACCACTACGAAGGCCGGAGATGAGGGTTCAACGATCCGTTGTTGATGACCGCTTATTTACGTGGGCTGCCGTCGGACTTACCATTGCAATTTTGGTTCTTTTGTTCAAGAAATTCATCAAATCTAGTGGACATGGCGCTGTTTTCATGGATGGTTCATAG